The Vidua chalybeata isolate OUT-0048 chromosome 35, bVidCha1 merged haplotype, whole genome shotgun sequence nucleotide sequence GCCGTTCTTGCGGAAGATGACGATGCGCTGCACCGGCCCGCAGGGGTTGCAGATGGTGTAGAGCACGTCCTGGGGGGGACGGGGGGtcaggggcaccccaaaacacagcccgggaccccaaaacacagcctgggaccccaaaacccaacccgggaccccaaaacacaaCCTGGGACCCAAAACCCAGCCCGGGAACCCAAAACACacccgggaccccaaaacccaacctGGGAGCCCAAAACCCAACCTGGGAGCCCAAACAcccacctgggaccccaaaatccaagcTGGGACCCTGAACAcccacctgggaccccaaaaaatacagcccaggaccccaaaacccaacctGGGAACCCAAAAACCAACGTGAGACTCCCAAAACTAAGCTAGGATGCCTTAAAATCCCACCCCCCATGGTGATGGAGCAGATGGGCTTGAGGATGGTGAAGAGCAGCCCTGGCATTGTTGGTGACCTCAAACTccaataaaaccccaaaaaaccccaataaaaccccaaaaaaacccagtaaaaccaaaaaaaaccaataaaccCCAGTAAATCCCcgttcccagccctgctgaccGTGGTGATGGAGCAGATGAGGTTGAGGATGGTGAAGAGCAGCACGATGTTGGTAACCCCAAACTCTGATAAACCCCAGTAAAAccccaataaaacccaaaaaaaccccaaaaaaaccaaaaaaaaaaacccagtaaaacccaaaaaaaaccaataaaccCCAGTAAACGCCCGTTGCCAGCCCTGCTGACCGTGGTGATGGAGTAGATGGGGTTGAGGATGGTGAAGAGCAGCACGTTGTTGACGCCGCGCGCGTCGTCGCTGTCGCCGGGCCGCGAGATCTTCTGGCTGGTGGAGTAGTTGACAAAGGCGGGGTGGCCGGCGAAGTAGATCTGGTTGTCGGCCGCGTAGTTGACGGCGTTGCAGGCGCCCAGGATGTCCTCGAACTCCACCAGGGCCTGCCGCTTCTTCGGCATCACCACCACGTAGCTTGGGCGGGGGACAGCGTCAGCGTGGCGGCGTCACCCCGTGGTGTCGCCAACCCCCGGCGTCACCACCACGTAGCTGTGGTGGCGGCGCCACCCCGTGGTGGCATCGCTTCGCGGTGTCACCCCCACGTGGGTGTCACCCCCACCATGTAGTTCGGACACGGGGACGTTGTCACCGTGGTGTCACCGCCAGCACCTCACCACAGtgaccccactgtccccatgtcccagcacactgtccccagtgtccccatgtctccatatccccactgtccccgtgtccccagtatccccagcACACTGTTCCCACatgtccccacatgtccccactgtccccatgtccccactgtccccactgtccccgtgtccccactgTACCCAGTGTCCTCaccacactgtccccatgtccccactgtccctaGTGTTCCCGGTATCCCCAGCagagtgtccccatgtccccactgtacccagtgtccccactgtcctCACCACACTGTCCacatgtccccactgtccccagtgtccccactgtccccatgtcccagcacactgtccccatgtccccagtacactgtccccatgtccccatgtcccagcacgctgtccccatgtccccatgtcccagtACACTGTCCCCACGTCCCCATGTCCCAGCACACTGTCCCCACACGTCcccaccccggtgtcccccccccgtgtccccacctGATGGGCCCGAACTCCTGCAGCGCCTCCACCAGGTCGGCCTCCACGATGCCGTCGATGAGGCCGCGGATGTGAACCACGGGCGACGCCGGCGTCTTGTGGGGGTCCTCGTAGTTctcctggggacaccgagggcttggggacacccctggtGGGTGTGGGGACACCgagggcttggggacacccctgcTGGGTGTGGGGACACCGAGGGCTTGGGGACATCCCTGCTCAGTTTGGGGACACCGagggcttggggacattgggggtttggggacacccccactgggtttggggacaccgaggatttggggacacccccggtGGGTTTGGGGACACCGAGGGTTTGGGGACACCGAGGTTTGGGGACACCCACGGtgggcttggggacacccccggtgggtttggggacacccccggtGGGTTTGGGACACCGAggtttggggacacccccggtGGGCTTGGGGACACTCCACAAGCACGGGGACACCCCCCGACCCGCAGCTTTGGGGCCAGGCCGAGGAAAAACGGGACCCCTGCACCCCTTAAAAGTTAACTTCCTTAAAGCAGCGTTTTACACCCGAAACATTCCCTCCCAGTAAGAATTTATTTATCCCCTCAAAACTGTTTTACTTTCCCTCAGTACTTACCCCTCAATATTCACCTCCCCAGAGATGTTTTAGTCTCTCTCAATATTTAACCCCCAACACTCAAGCCCCCAAAAACCATTTTTCACCCGCTCTCAATATTTATCCCCAGCATTTACCCCCTCAAAGGAAATCTTTTGCATCCCCCTCAGTATTTATTCCCTCAGAAAAGATCTTTTACTCTCACTCAGTATTTGTTCCCACAATATCTACTCCATTAAAAAACTTCTTATGCACTCTCTGTACTTACTCCCTAATATTTACTCCctcaaaaaatactttttatccCTCCCAGTATTTACCCCCCGATATTTAGCCCTCAAACGGGATCTTTTCCCCCACCTCAG carries:
- the HNRNPL gene encoding heterogeneous nuclear ribonucleoprotein L isoform X3, coding for MSPSPRCPQTEQGCPQALGVPTPSRGVPKPSVSPHPPGVSPSPRCPQENYEDPHKTPASPVVHIRGLIDGIVEADLVEALQEFGPISYVVVMPKKRQALVEFEDILGACNAVNYAADNQIYFAGHPAFVNYSTSQKISRPGDSDDARGVNNVLLFTILNPIYSITTDVLYTICNPCGPVQRIVIFRKNGVQAMVEFDSVQSAQRAKASLNGADIYSGCCTLKIEYAKPSRLNVFKNDQDTWDYTNPNLSGTGDPGGNPNKRQRQPPLLGDHPAEYGGPHGGYHEGYKPPPPIWGPPSHLGVSLSLSLRGLSPHFGVPPDPFPLPPGGPYSGYHHHNKGYEPLPAIWGPPSHLGVSLRGLCLSQGSLPPFWGLP